The following is a genomic window from Oryzias latipes chromosome 12, ASM223467v1.
AAAAAGTTTGCTTAATTCTGATGTGAATTGTCGGAAAATACATTaactatacatatttttttgatGAACCAATGAATTGAATGAATAAACTTTTTAATAGGCTTAAATTatcaaatttttcttttcttcagaaaaGCTTTTATGTCATCTATTTGCTTACATTCTACATTCTGGTTTCATCCATCTTTTTTATAGTATTTCTCCTTTAATTAATTAAGAGAGAAAAGTATGAAAATAtgaatgtctgtctgagaaaagtgtataaagtgtgtagtgaggacttttacagccttaaaacatctgtaatcacgCATTTCATCTATCACACATTACGtgataaatgaggaaaaaactGTAGTGGATTAAGATATCTAAATCtccattacatttaaaaagactAACAGAGTTAACTGACAGGATACCATGACAGCAGAAAGAGCAGACACAGATCCCAGACAGGTGATGCCTGTGGTGAAACTTGGATCCAGCATGTATGGAATCATTCCACCAACACTGCCTGCCATGAGGGAGGCGTTGAGGGCATGGCGCCCAGGAAGCATCAGAGGACTGCTGTTCAGAAGACCTATAAGAACATGAGAAGAAAGGTCAGGGGACTGCAGAAAGGTGACAGCAAAAGGAGTATATTTCTATGCTTGAAGATCGATTAGGACACATGTGAGCTGATGGATAACTTCAACCAAAGACATTTTTGGTTAATTTCCTGTCTCTACAAAGAGATGACCTGCTCTCCCAGCTGTATGTGGTTtgtaataaaaacacagataaagaaCTCAGTACAGCAGAAATTTGGCGCCAAGGTTATCAACAATATAATGAATGCcgttcttttcttttacaaataacAGCACCAGCAGCCAGGTCTGTACATCAGCGTGGAAGAAGAATAAATGTTTACATCTGAGGTTAAATTGAGCACACACCACTGAGCCACAGTATTAACACATTTGACAGGTGTAATGAACAAAAGCAATCATCGCGTTACAGTACAATGTTCTGCTGGGACGTCCTAAATCATGTGATTCATACCTTGACAAGTACCATCCACATCAACCTTACTGGCTGTAAGTAGTGACGTCTGAAGGGACAGTCATGACATCAATGAAGTTTCTAAAAGCACCAACATTACCGGAAGGCAGTAATCATTGGACAACGATGTGACTCACATAAAGAATTTCTTTAATCAAGAGTAACATTTTGGTTACAATAAGTCGAATGAATGACGCCAGAACATTCActcaactgatttttttttaaagaatctatGGTTGTAAAAATTGAGGCATTTTGTAGACTGAGTGCAGCTTTCCATCCTCAGAACATGAATGTATTAGCATTAAATATAAGCAGTCATTTAGTTAAACTATCTTATGGGAAACTTTGCATTGATTCCTGGAGGTAACATTTAATTAGGCATTATAATTATAATAGTGCTCCCCcactttttcatgtttcattatttgcagattttttttcagtcacggttcatcacaaaaaagattttttgcttCTGAAGGAGGCGCTGCTGGGGAGAAGGGGAAATAAAGAGTGCGTTATAAAGTATGTTACGCTACAGTCAATTGCTCTGGATAAATAAAAACTCTATGCATTGAGCAATATTCCAACGttctttaataattttttacaaagcatcagaaatgttttaaaagggtTTTTCCTGAGTAATGATCAGTGACGGACATTCTTTGGCTGCGGGTGTGGTTCGGATTTCCGCGGGCAtctctggtccctaacccctGTGAATAAGGGGGGAATACTGAAAGAAACTTAACAGGCATTCATATTGAGAATGGTTGGTCCAGGCcagactttttttcctccaagtcTCTACAGTTTAAAAACTTTGGTGCAGGTATCTAAAACAAACCCTAATCCTAATAAGAGTCTGTTTGCTTGCAGGTGAATCTTGGTGCGGTTCACTACAGTTTAAATATTGATGGACTTGCCACACAAACAAAAGGGAGGAAGCAACACAGGAAATATGTGATATACACATGGTGGATCTGtaatggaaggaaaaaaaaaatcccacaaggtttttctaaaaagtacaaaaagagCTATAAATGATCTGATGGCACAGATCAGGAACAATGGTAAAATGCAGGTGCTTGCATTGAAGATTGCTTTTGAGATCTGCAAACAACTATATCAAGTTGTCACCAGCTCTTAAAACCTGTCAAATTGTAATTTAAGATCAAAATAAACTAATCAATCTTGACTTTTTTGGTTGTGTCCTTGTCTGAAAGCATCCTTAGAAACAAGAGAAATACAATGTTTAGCCTGAAAGCATCCATGGCACATGCACAGACCCTTAAGAAAAGACATTTTACCAATAAAACTGAGCAGGAACCTCCTGTGGCTAAAGGATCAAAGGTGTTGGTATCAGACAAGTCTGACTCACTAAGTTACTCATCAAACCAATTATATGCGCTTCAACTAAAGAGTCAAACTCAGTACAACAGTATAACATGGTGACTGTGGTGGTTTTACAACGATCTCACCTTGAAGTTTGCCGTAAGCCACCAGAGAGCCACTGAAAGTGATTCCACCGATGTAGGTTCCAAGGTAAGCAACTATTTTGGTTAGGTTGGCTGCTGGGTCAGTGGCAAAGTGGGGGTACTCAATCATATATTCCGCCACACAGGTGAGTACGGCAGCCAGCCCGACCAAGCTGTGAAAAGCAGCCACAAGCTGAGGCAGGTCAGAGATCTGGATCTTCTTAGCAATGGTCAAgccttcaaaaaaaacaaaacaagaacaagaCGGTTAATGAAGTTCTCTTTTAAAGTCTCTGAGACAAATACCCTACAAATCACAAGAACACAAATTGCCAAACTCAAAGGACTGCTGGGAAATGAACATTTAAGGAAGCAGGTGTTGCTGATGAGGCCTGTTAgaagaaatgccatttttgtgtgtgtgtttgtgtgcacacatGTTCAGCAGGAATGTTTGCAGCACTGttcaggagagagaaaaaaagaacatcattATCTGTGTGGATAGTTTAGTCTGGTTTTCAGCCTTGTTACTGGAACAATTAAGATTTACATGATCAAGCCATCTTGCAACAGGGGGAGAGTGAGTAATACTGAACGCTGTCAGACCTCCTGCGTCTGGCAGGAGTTACTCATGTTGTGTTTGATGTAAACATCACAGACTGCGTTCTCCGCACACCTGCTTCTTAATTAGTCTGAGCTTGGACTTAACGCTCACATGCACAAACTCATGTACATCTGCTACAGCTACAATGAAACTGGGACTCTGAAATGAATGGTTTGATGCAAATACTTACCAGCAGTACCGCCCACAGCCATGGCTGCGCTCATCTGAGCCAGGAGCTCAGGGCTGGGCTTCAGGGCCCCCAAAGTGGCAACCAGGCCCCCAGCGACCCCAATAATACCGAGGGCGTTTCCCAGCCGGGCTGTTCTCTGATTGGAAAGGCCGGCCAAGGCACCGACACAGCACAGACCTGAGCCCAAATACATCATCTGgcaaataaaaaagggacaGAGAGTGAGGAAAATGTATGGAGGGACTGCAGGATGGAAATAAAGATTTTAGTTGGAACATTCTGTACAACATCTTGACAAATAAAGGATGTGTTTAGAGGTTTTGGATGACTTTTGTCTTTATCTTCTAAActcgtttttttccctttttgggtcacagggctgccggcgGAGCCTAgaccggccacttgtgggccaAGGCAGGTgataccctggacaggtcaccagtctgtcgcaggaacACATCACACACCCATGGATACTCACACCTatagacaatttagagtaaccaaataacctatgaagcatgtttttggacagtgcgAGGAGTTGTTGGAGTAAGTTACAGTCAGCTTAGTCAAAAAACATATCAATTCTTTCCCATGTAAACATTTAGCTCATTAAAAAACCATCCAATCAgagtaatctttaaaaaaacaaacacatcagaTGAGAATTTGCAATCTGCGTAACAAGACTTTTTAGGGAACAATACTAAacattaacaaataaaagacgGAGTAAACAACTTGTAGCACCTGTTCAATGTTGTATCCTGACTGCAGAGCACCAGCGTAGCCCCCGATAAAAACACCCGCCGGAAGCAGGTACAGGTAATTGTACTCAGGAGGATCCGTGGGACGCTTGAACATGTCCAGCATTCTCTGGGTCACCAAGAACCCACCTGTGAGAAAGACAACCAACACCAAACAGTTTGTACACTTAGAGTTGTaaagtttaaaagttattttttaagagGAAAGataatggcagaaaaaaaaaggtgttttatgTATGCTTATTAATGAGTGCAAGAtgtggaaagggaaaaaaaggggctGTTGAAGCGTGCAGTCAAAGCACCTGAAATAGGTCAAGCAGGTGTTGCAAAGCCAACAGCATGAAATTGTTGCCAATCTCAACAACCAGTGTCAGGAAGGTAATGAGTCTACTTTATGTCAGTGTAAATATTTCAAGAAGAAAACCTCCGAAGTGTCAAACCGGGACCAGACACGGTCTCACTGCTTTACGGGAGAAGATCACATTACTGTGTGGAAGTTTCCCTTCTGGCGTGATGGCGACCACGCACACAGACGTGCATGCAACCCCAACTTATGATGGTGAATCAGAGGCTAGCATCAGTTTCCTTCCAGTACATGTAATCCTAACTATAGAATGCCCTATTTAAAGCAATGACCAGTACATTCAGAACCATTACCGCAAACCTGTCAGAATCAATGTTTTATCAAGAGAAATGTTGGTATATTTAAACAGCATAAAAGCAGGCAGCACTACTTTTTGGATAGTTTGTTTTTATGCCAGAATacctcatttttgttttgttttatttttcttaagaaTACCTATTACCAGCAACTCATGGAATACAAGGCAGAGGAAGAAGTATTTTAATCATTACAGAGAAGTTATCGAGCACTAATATTAGTTTATTATTAAAGCTTCTTTATATTTTGCATGGTGCTGCgcaaacatctgcaaaacagtTGCTTAGAGTAGCCAAAgatacaacaacaaacacatgtAGGACAGTTCATGTGCTGATTTGTCCATCCATTAGCTTTGCTCCTTAATGTCTTTAGCAACTTCCAACCAAGCATTTAACAACGAACATGAataaaattacatgttttaATCGTCATCACAGTCACTTTCATAAAAGAATCAGGGTTTTCTTCCAAACTGTTTATGATCTTTCCTGAATGTGCACCGAGTACAAAGGTTTGCTCAAAATGTGAGTAGCCTTACTGCGAACGTAAGGACTTTCTGTAACatccaaaacagtttttatgtttttttcaaaatatatatatataatcaagAGTTGATAACTTCATAGGCTGGTTGAGGATGTATTATAGCTAGAAATGTTAAGTTTGAACAACTACTGCTCCTTCAGTTAAATATTAGGAACAGGCAGCATCAATGAAGGTAAGAATGAGTTCTAGGTCCTTATTAGTCcaatgttttgaaaataaaaatgaattttccatAAAGAAAAGAACCATTAATAATGGTTTATCCACTACAGAAAGGAAATCTGGTTGACTTCAGCCTTAGATTGGTCAATATGACACTAACAGCTTTCCCATGTTTGCCAATAAATGAAAAGTAATATTACTAATTATTAGTTACTCTTGAtaggaaataatattaaatgtttacttttaaacatgttaataCACTATGCTGCACCACTCTGATTGTTGAATTCACTTTTTAAGCATTCCATTAgttgcatttttatgttttgtcttGCATTAAATCATTTCATTCAAGCATTATTCATTTGTTTCTCttcagtaaatatttttttgtattatagCAGAAGACTTCAAATCACCTCTGTGCGTTGAATGCACTTTATAACTTCAGTTGCCTCGTTTATGATCTTTGTTGTTGAATCAGACAAAAAGACTGAAAGCATGAACCTACAgctgttaaacaaaataatcagtCTTTGGGgcattttccccccaaacaaGCTGGTCCATTATGGCAGTCAACCTTCCATTTCCTTGTTTCAGAAGCTCCCCTGATGCCTAAGCGCGAGCTAAATTTAGAAGAAGTTCATGGCTGGAAGAACACAATTTCCCAGGACCATTACAGAGTGATGAGTATCGTAATGACTTAAGAAatactttatcattttaatgggAATTATTAACAGTAATAGTGGGCTAAGATGTGTGTGGTCCAACCCAAAGTCGGTGACTCTCATCCTAGCAGATGAGTAAAACAGGGCAGCTGCTGGATCGAGCTGATGTTATTACAATCAATACAAAGCACCGCAATCATCAGAGCTCGGGTTAATTTATGATATGATAGTTGCTGCAACCGCGACTTACCCGCAATGTTGACCGAAGAGATAAATGCGGCGAGCACGGCCAGTGTCTCGGCGGTAGAAGTTGGCAAGTAGCCGCCTCCCATCAAGGACAGACCACCCACAGCGGTCAGACCTGCAGAACACTTTTATGTCAGCCCTGATTGAAGAAATTACATAATCCACAATAACAGGGCAACAACTTTGGAAAGAATGACAAGAACACTCCCAGAActcaaaacaacaattaaataatcatcattaaattaatatttattagaTATGCCGTCTTAATCAAAGCATCTACAGACTTTCAGCCTACTGTAAAGTTTGGCCGGACAGAttggaaaaataagaaatgagAAGATATAGCGATACaagtttaaagaagaaaaaacaaaagtctgtcTGTGATTTAACTTAGATGCTAAAAGGAAACGTTGATAACATCAGTTCTGTAATGATTTACAGGCagtaaaatgcaaaacaaagcaCAGTGAAGGCCTGCATTCACACAGACTTGTGAGCTGACAAACAGGTGTATGTGTACGAGCGTGCATGCGTGTTTATGCTGGAAGTCCACAATGCTAGATTGGacttttaataaaacagaaaagcaaaaaaaacaaaaaaaacaaaccttaatTTGATCTTGTTTTCTTTGCCAAAAGCCAGCTTTAAAATGGTGTGTATACATCAACGCCTATACAAGGGCTCAAATGCtgacaaacacaatttttcaacCTCAATATATAACTACGAGCCAATTTAAAATTTGTAGAGAAAGAATTGGGAGGAAAAATGGAAACTAATTGGAAAGATTAAGGCACAATCTCCTAGAACAATGGGTTTCTTAAACATCTTCAGACATGTGGTTTGGGGTAAAAACACCTGAAAGCGTCACATTTCAAAACTGTAATGCTTTCCATTTATGCATAACGTAGCAATTAGGATGGGATTAAAATATAGcttatttgaattaaagagAAAGATCAACAAATTCATTaactaaatgaaaataattggtgtttaaagcatttttagtTTTCCTTTACAGTTAAAGGTTTTGTGTATTAACTGCTCTTGGTTTTGATGAGTTGTTGGGTAAAGGACGGATGTCTGGCTGTTTGCAGTATATTAATGAAATACTGGCTAAGCTGGGTTGTTTAACTGGTCTTAACTGGTGTGCTAAATCTACCTTCTagttctatttttttacattttgcttctttatttatttttgtggagACTGGCATTTGGCATAactacgacagagttttagggccaccataaaaaaattaaaataaaaaagtaaaattacgagatttaaagtagTAAATTTCCATttcgcatcagaatggagcggagcagggagactttgttCTGCCCGTTTCAGTTGCTgcgtcacaactgagagctttttcaaaggTAGTGTtgtcatctgttcctgatttacTGGACTCAGAAACGCATTTGTaagcttaaattattttaaatatgcccacaattgtaagaaaaatgctacaagaacatgttaaaatcatcaaaaacccaattttcatttgagtgggtctGTAAAGAGCAACCATCTGTCACCACGCTCCTGGATAAGAATTGGATTTTAATGATCTTTGACGAGAGTCAATATGCTGCTTTTAACCTAAGATGAAGAGCACAACTCGGCCTCACCATGACTCTGAATTCTATTTTACTAAAGATGCCTAGCCCATCAACATGATGTCATTGTTTCCATGGCTGCAGTTAATGACACAAAGTAAGGAAGATGCGCCAAAAAAGACTGGAAAGAAACCTGGACATGAGGGAAATATACAGAGGGGAGGAGCTGGGGCAGAAAAAGTGAATCAACTTGATAACTTCAAGCTCCGATTCAGAAAAGAGAAGACAAAAACTAGTGGAGGACAGTATAAGGTCGGTTATGTCAACAGGGCATTGGGTGACACCAAGGAAATTTGAAAGAAAGTAAAAGTCATCTTTCAGTTGTTGTTCTGCAGGACTTCAGGCTTAAATGCTGATGTTCAGCTCTGTACACAAGTACACCAGCAGAAGACTCCAATGACCCTTAAAGTTCACTGACAGTGTGTTACTTCCTAACCCAGTAAGGGGCTTCGACATCATCAAAGGCAAACCATCACAAATATCCTTTTACCCCTTTAACCTCGTAACCCCTCTGGCTTAAAGCTGCAGCCAACAATAAGAACACAAGCTCCCATTTCTGTTCAGACTAAACAGCTTAAGAGCAACGGATACGACAAAGAGCCGACATGTTACAAATTCAGCCAGTCATGGCTAAGGACAAGGGAAGGGTACCGATTGGATTTTATCcacttcaaagtaaaataaacatgcggattttccccaaaaacatTTAAGTGGAACAAAGCAGCATCCCATGGTAAAATAGAGCAGATAAATGTGCCCTAGATGctccatttcattttttctgacagtctACACTTCAGCTGTGCATGTCTGTCGTTTTCACACGTTAAATTTCAATGCTTATCGCCAATGAGAGTCTTTTTTTCCAGAGTTATGCTAAATTACAGCTAATCTTTCACTCGCTTCGCCTTCAGCATTTTGACTGAAGCTACAAGCCCTCACAACCTCAATTGTTCTTATTAGAGCCCGCCCACAATAACTGGAAAGGTTTATTGATTGGCTAGAATTGTTCAGCAACACTGAACAGAATAAAAGGGCTTGACATGACCGAAACGGAGCATAGAGATGAAGCATCAAAATCAACGTTTCTATAACGtaccagtcgtacagtttacgTCTGTCCTGATGCCAAGCTGGCACCAAGTTTTAATATCCATCCCTACTTAAGGCAGCATATAGTCAAACTATgccaattaaaaaatgtctaaatgttgTTGAAACTTCAAGAATGAATCTTTAACTACAGCTGGTTATAATATCAAAATATTAAGATActatttaaattctttaaacaaaaaatccccatgttttcatttatgaaTGTTGTGTGAAAGCTCCAGAATAGAACTAACCTGAGATGGCATTAGTGACAGACATGAGAGGGGAATGCAGGGCAGGAGTGACCCCCCATACTGTGTGGTATCCCACAATGCCAGCAAGACCAAAAGTGGTGACCATCTGAGTGAAGGCAGCATTAGGAGCCGACAGGCCCAACGCCATGATGGTGGCAGCACCTGAAGCAGAGCAAGGAGATGAACAGCTGGTTAACGCAAGAGGAACGTGAATCTGtgaaaaattaacaaataacatCCTGATTAATATAAATTAATCTTTTAAActtccattaaaaaacaaaaaacacacaaaatgtggTTGCAGTAAATTTTTCattaacttaaaacaaatttgcaGCTATTAAATTGTTATGGATGACAACTCAAAACTAAGAACAAAGACATTTACTGGCTCAAAAGTTTATAATAaggaaaaattgtaaaatattaaaatcaaataaaaccaacacaactttttttaaacaataaaccaCTTATTCTTTCCTAGAAATTCACCAAACAATATTTTTccgtcaaatacttttttttaaatgtatttaatgtgtaacgttactttaaaaaaacagtttaaacagaaaaaagtagcAATGCTGTGAAATTGACCACCCATGATGCCTAGTTTCCTTTTATGGTTCAGCTGAACCAGTTTTTCTACTTTCTAAATAGATGTGCAGaaaattgggatttttttcattaaacgaAAGTTTAACTGAAACCAGAACTAATCAAGTGTTTGGCCGCCTAGCTACCATTAGTGGCTACATTGTGGTATTAGGAAGGAAACTACTTGAACATGTAGACAATGTGTGAGGCGAATTAACTACATGTTACACGGAGAACTGTGCAGCTCCATGGGAACCCCTCACTATAGCCCGACTTCAAACAAATGCCCAGCATGACGATGGTTTTACAATGCACACTTCCTGACACTAACAGGGTGCCTTGTGAATGTGCACGCCTTTGTAATGTGCCTCTGTCACTTCAAGCCTCCCGCTCACATTCCAACAGTGGCATAAAAGGTGGCCTGTTAACCCATCCTATGGTACAAAACTCTTAGTACCATTATTACAAGTGGGCTTATGAGTGCTTCATAACACATCGTTTTATTGATCTTCACATGGATAATTAAGTCACAACTAACCTCCAGTGTACATGCCAGCAGTGTTAAGTGTAGCTCTGAAGGGAGAGATTTGTGCAGCCTTTTCCGCCTGCAGTTCCTGAACGGACTTGGGTTTTGGAGGAGCTGCTGACGGCACGTTGTTGGGCTGAGGAGCGGGGAACAGGTTCTTCCCATGCTGGAAAGAAAAGGGTGAGACGGATTAGAAGGGTCGGTTGAAGGAAAAGATGCATGTTTCAGAGCaggcatcatttaaaaaaaaaaaaaaaagaatgtgtaACATCCTATTCCCAAGTCATCAATAACCTCTGTTGTATTTAGAGGTACTGTATAAGGCACATTACACTACATTGTCTAGATCAAGTAACCCACTAGGGATTAGTCAAAGCAGCAAGATTTATCTACATCAGTTTTAAGATCATTAGAGAGATCAAATGCTGGTCAAGTTACACAACAGAATCTGTTCTCTTATGGTTCTGATTATCAGGTTCATTTATCTTAACACAAAACATGTGTGCCAGTGACATACGGGTGTATTTATCTTCTTATTTCACTGCAAATATTGCATTTCAGAGCAACTAGAAACTTTTTTCCCCTTGACCAGTTTCCCTACTCTAAATTTTTTGAATATCCTTAAAACTAAGATAGTGAATTTGAATTTTGGTGCTTACAAACCTCAGATAATATATAAACTCAATTgaatatgattattttaattatttagcaAAGCTAAACTGATTACCTTTAAAATACTTTCTTTCTTAAATGATCCCCACTTTATTTTACTACAATAACAAAGTGTGAAAACATTGAAAAgcgattttaaaaaagcaaatcaaaaaatgaagtttttggtttcttttgtcAAAATCCACCACAGTGAAAAGTGTATTGATGGGCCTGTGATGTAGTTGCAAAACCATATTTGTATAAAATGAAACAAGGGCGACATCTAGTGGCTAAAGGAACTACCTACAACTTTTCCAATAACTCAAAATACAGTATTAAGTacagtttttttaagcaaatttgACCTCTGGTGTAAAGGTATATATGATTAATATTTGATATAATAGAGGAAAGAATGTGTGCCTCTTAAGACATCACTATGAATTGAGATATTCTAGCCTACCTGCATGACAGTGGATCCTCTGACAACATGATCCATGGTTCCATAATCAAACACATCTTTGACATCCAAGTAAAAGTTGTCCTTGTCGGGGCTGATCGCACGCAGCAGTTTGGTAATGTTGTTAGAATACAGCGTGCTGGACTGCGTTGGCAAACGGCTGGGCAGGTCTGTGTAACCAATGTGGGTCACCCCCTGCAGATGCAGCATCGGAAgggaaaaataggaaaaacttttttaagaaACTGAAGCCTTTTTTGTTCTGAGCTTAAACCAAATGAGCACAAACCTTGTGTACTGATAGTTCTCCAGGGATGGTGGTCTCTATGTTTCCACCAGCCTCAGCAGCCAAGTCCACAACAACTGAGCCGTCCTTCATGCTCTCCACCATCGGTTTAGTGATCAGAATGGGAGCCCTCCTACCTACAATATTTAAGTCAAAGAGGATGGCTGAATGGAATCACTGGTAAACTACAACACTAAACTAAACCTGCCTTTTGTTGCAATAAAAGTAAGCGATGCCTTAAATTACAGTCATgcctaaattaaattaaaaatatcacaaatatttatttaaaaatgaaaacaacaaaaaaagcatttgcatTGTGTCATAGTCTAATATATTGCTGTGTTTCTATTTATGCATCAACATTTtcctaaagaaaaaatactatcaaaaagGAACGAACCCTGCTGCATAAGTGTGAATGAAATCTGGGAAATCTCCAAGTGTGTGCGATGAACATACCTGGGATCAGAGCAGTGCTGATAACAATGTCCACATCCTGACACTGCCTGGCAAACAGCTTCATTTCTTCCTCTATAAACTCCTTTGACATTTCCTTGGCATACCCTCCCTGGCCTTCCCCAGACTCCTTGATGTTCACCTCCAGCGGCTCTGCACCCAAAGATTTAAACTGCTCCAAAGCTGCAGCTCTGGATAAGAGGGTggaggaaaaacacaaagttacagttttttcatttctgtttcaatCAGAGGAATTTAAACGCGCCTGATTTGAAAAGCAAACCTTGTGTCAAATCCTCTGACAATGGCCCCCATGGCTCTGGCAGTACCAGCTGCCGCCAACC
Proteins encoded in this region:
- the LOC101168801 gene encoding NAD(P) transhydrogenase, mitochondrial-like, with protein sequence MASLLRVVAVSCSGSVFSGVSCVKVQGGRLIKPSSVRGFRTHQSLWRSATPGIPYKQLTVGVPKEIFQNERRVALSPAGVQALIKQGFNVVVESGAGEPSKFPDELYTQAGATIKDVKDVLSSDLLVKVRAPTFNPVLGLHEVEMMKDAATLVSFVYPAQNPELMNMLSQKQATVVAMDQVPRVTIAQGYDALSSMANIAGYKAVLLAANNFGRFFTGQITAAGKVPPAKVLIIGGGVAGLAAAGTARAMGAIVRGFDTRAAALEQFKSLGAEPLEVNIKESGEGQGGYAKEMSKEFIEEEMKLFARQCQDVDIVISTALIPGRRAPILITKPMVESMKDGSVVVDLAAEAGGNIETTIPGELSVHKGVTHIGYTDLPSRLPTQSSTLYSNNITKLLRAISPDKDNFYLDVKDVFDYGTMDHVVRGSTVMQHGKNLFPAPQPNNVPSAAPPKPKSVQELQAEKAAQISPFRATLNTAGMYTGGAATIMALGLSAPNAAFTQMVTTFGLAGIVGYHTVWGVTPALHSPLMSVTNAISGLTAVGGLSLMGGGYLPTSTAETLAVLAAFISSVNIAGGFLVTQRMLDMFKRPTDPPEYNYLYLLPAGVFIGGYAGALQSGYNIEQMMYLGSGLCCVGALAGLSNQRTARLGNALGIIGVAGGLVATLGALKPSPELLAQMSAAMAVGGTAGLTIAKKIQISDLPQLVAAFHSLVGLAAVLTCVAEYMIEYPHFATDPAANLTKIVAYLGTYIGGITFSGSLVAYGKLQGLLNSSPLMLPGRHALNASLMAGSVGGMIPYMLDPSFTTGITCLGSVSALSAVMGVTLTAAIGGADMPVVITVLNSYSGWALCAEGFLLNNNLLTIVGALIGSSGAILSYIMCVAMNRSLANVILGGYGTSSTGTGKPMEITGTHTEVNVDQTVDMIKEAQNIIITPGYGLCAAKAQYPIAELVKMLKDAGKHVRFGIHPVAGRMPGQLNVLLAEAGVPYDIVLEMEEINEDFPETDLVLVIGANDTVNSAAQEDPNSIIAGMPVLEVWKAKQVIVMKRSLGVGYAAVDNPIFYKPNTAMLLGDAKKTCDALQAKVRETQSQ